A genomic window from Desulfomonile tiedjei includes:
- a CDS encoding PilZ domain-containing protein, with protein sequence MAEKRQIKAKDIINDIRRGMTDSELMEKFRLSIKGLQSVFRKLEAVKAIKPSELYGRFPGFDDTIDVDQLRRELREYLELSVPIYEMERPEKIGAVRDISTKGIGARGIQATPGETKTLVIDPGHFFPIEPFSFEAICRWVRREGPNRDYVGGFEITEISEEGEKRLQEIVSKVSLCDASFCKLE encoded by the coding sequence ATGGCAGAAAAAAGGCAAATCAAAGCTAAAGACATCATCAACGATATTCGGCGCGGCATGACTGATTCCGAACTCATGGAAAAGTTCAGGCTTTCCATAAAAGGGCTCCAGAGCGTTTTCAGAAAACTGGAGGCCGTCAAAGCGATAAAACCTTCAGAGCTTTACGGACGCTTTCCGGGATTTGACGACACTATCGATGTAGACCAGCTTCGGCGAGAACTCAGAGAATATTTGGAATTGTCGGTGCCGATCTATGAAATGGAGCGCCCGGAAAAGATTGGGGCGGTCAGGGACATCTCGACCAAAGGAATAGGAGCGAGAGGCATACAGGCGACACCAGGGGAAACGAAAACCTTGGTGATCGATCCGGGGCATTTCTTTCCCATCGAGCCGTTCAGTTTCGAGGCAATATGCCGTTGGGTGAGAAGGGAAGGCCCGAACAGGGATTACGTCGGTGGATTTGAGATCACCGAAATCTCGGAAGAAGGCGAGAAGAGGCTTCAGGAAATTGTCAGCAAGGTCTCGCTGTGCGATGCATCATTTTGCAAGCTTGAATAA
- a CDS encoding VanZ family protein, translated as MVTERKRAMHTAKRSCAGSLALSECPANEARLLSADLLRYESHAAEWLASLQRPSEAASNQIPCLKRKSYQMALWGLVAASYCVSLMLMAGPFKPDLNVHLTVYKVGHVAGFAVLGLIVAFYFRREFGFSVLLGVTLTLLACAFFGGLVELYQFLVPGRSPELRDITLDSIGAFAGAIAYGAHRMTAAGTRFTPRQANSVEAVESTQELLERR; from the coding sequence ATGGTGACAGAAAGGAAAAGGGCAATGCATACGGCCAAAAGATCTTGTGCAGGTTCACTTGCATTGAGTGAATGCCCCGCAAATGAGGCCAGGCTACTGTCGGCAGATCTGCTCCGCTACGAAAGCCACGCTGCGGAATGGCTGGCTTCACTTCAAAGACCCTCTGAAGCGGCTTCCAACCAAATTCCTTGCTTGAAGAGGAAGTCGTATCAAATGGCTCTCTGGGGTCTTGTGGCAGCCTCTTACTGCGTTTCCTTGATGCTCATGGCCGGCCCGTTCAAGCCGGACCTGAATGTGCATCTCACCGTTTACAAGGTGGGCCATGTGGCAGGCTTCGCGGTCCTGGGCCTGATAGTGGCCTTTTATTTCAGAAGAGAGTTCGGGTTCAGCGTCCTTCTGGGTGTTACTTTGACTTTGCTTGCCTGCGCCTTCTTCGGCGGGCTCGTGGAGCTGTATCAATTCTTAGTCCCTGGGCGCTCTCCCGAGTTGCGAGATATTACGCTCGATTCCATAGGCGCTTTCGCCGGGGCCATAGCATATGGGGCCCACCGGATGACGGCTGCCGGTACGAGGTTCACCCCGCGGCAGGCAAATTCGGTTGAAGCGGTCGAAAGCACGCAGGAGCTACTGGAAAGACGTTAG
- a CDS encoding PQQ-binding-like beta-propeller repeat protein, giving the protein MQQGNVVRIDTARAVLPGKRKINAAQVVQDIRSGMSDLSLMNKYELSGQGLQSLFHKLMDAKLINKSDLERRSNLMERTVDLQVFRCPACSMPQFNPFDECPQCGVLVSKHKKQFRQIEQEVKHSEDHHRTIQHQKSLPGFQGAVFHANPQRTGFHKSPGIAKLNALKWKFKTRGWVASSPAVYDGLVYLGSYDGNVYSLVAATGKVNWQFATEGPVHSSPGVVDNLVFFGSMDGNCYAVERKTGRPAWRFKSGGPIYSSPALFDDALYVGSLDGWLYALAADTGQVLWQFKAMGPIHSSPALSGNLVYVGSLDGNLYALDIATGRKEWEFVTRGPVSSSPAFEDGLVVFGSMDGRLYAVKASTGQEQWHFKTGGKITSSPAIGFGVVYFGSQDGHIYAVDMLTGQQKWTFRTDGPVTSSPALAYGLACAGSSDGNLYGVDFNSGQMKWKFTTGGPVYSSPTICDGVIYCGSDDGTIYAVH; this is encoded by the coding sequence ATGCAACAGGGTAACGTAGTACGTATCGACACAGCCAGGGCTGTGCTGCCGGGAAAGCGCAAGATAAACGCGGCACAAGTAGTTCAGGATATCCGATCCGGTATGAGTGATCTCTCTCTCATGAACAAGTACGAGCTTTCCGGACAAGGGCTCCAAAGCCTTTTCCACAAGCTCATGGATGCCAAGCTGATAAACAAGTCGGACCTGGAACGCCGGTCGAATTTGATGGAAAGAACCGTCGACTTACAGGTCTTCAGGTGCCCTGCGTGCTCCATGCCTCAGTTCAATCCGTTTGATGAGTGCCCGCAGTGCGGGGTCCTGGTTTCAAAGCACAAGAAGCAGTTCAGACAGATTGAGCAAGAGGTCAAGCACTCCGAGGACCACCACAGGACCATACAACATCAGAAGTCGCTCCCTGGTTTCCAGGGAGCGGTGTTCCATGCAAATCCTCAGCGCACCGGCTTCCATAAGTCGCCCGGCATAGCCAAACTCAACGCCTTGAAGTGGAAATTCAAAACCAGAGGATGGGTGGCCTCCTCTCCGGCGGTTTACGACGGACTGGTATACCTGGGTAGTTATGACGGCAACGTGTACTCACTCGTGGCCGCAACGGGCAAAGTGAACTGGCAGTTTGCTACGGAAGGTCCTGTGCACTCCTCCCCAGGGGTTGTGGATAATTTGGTTTTCTTTGGAAGCATGGATGGCAATTGCTATGCCGTCGAAAGAAAGACCGGCAGGCCCGCATGGAGGTTTAAGTCTGGTGGGCCTATATATTCCTCCCCGGCTCTATTCGACGATGCATTATACGTCGGGAGCCTGGACGGCTGGCTCTATGCGCTGGCGGCCGACACCGGACAAGTATTATGGCAGTTCAAGGCCATGGGGCCTATTCACTCGTCACCCGCGCTGTCGGGAAACCTTGTCTATGTCGGAAGCCTGGACGGAAACCTCTATGCTCTTGACATCGCCACGGGCCGAAAAGAATGGGAGTTTGTCACGCGGGGTCCCGTCTCGAGTTCTCCTGCATTTGAAGACGGATTGGTGGTCTTTGGGAGCATGGACGGACGGCTCTACGCTGTAAAAGCCTCCACCGGGCAGGAACAATGGCATTTCAAGACCGGGGGAAAGATAACCTCCTCTCCGGCGATTGGTTTCGGAGTCGTTTATTTTGGTAGCCAGGATGGGCACATATATGCCGTCGACATGCTTACCGGCCAACAAAAATGGACTTTCCGGACCGACGGTCCGGTCACTTCGTCGCCGGCGCTCGCCTATGGGCTTGCGTGTGCAGGAAGTTCCGACGGCAATCTCTATGGCGTGGACTTCAATTCCGGGCAAATGAAATGGAAGTTCACGACCGGCGGGCCCGTGTACTCTTCCCCCACAATATGCGATGGAGTGATTTATTGCGGGAGCGACGATGGGACCATTTACGCGGTGCACTGA
- a CDS encoding response regulator, with protein sequence MVEEQRAGILIVDDEPGIGELLSRWLTAEGYGCAVADSGEMAVKLLENDHFDLVVSDIMMPGMSGMDLLTFIKTLFADVAVVMVTAVDDRKTAIMALDLGAYGYVIKPFDRNEILINVANAIERQRLTSLSRKYEQELETKVKQRTIEVREREEEIVLRLISAAGYRDHETGAHIRRIGLYAAVMATDLGWETREVELIRLAAPMHDVGKIGIADSILLKPGKLTFEEFDVMKTHTVIGAQILGGSDIPLLQMAKEIALSHHERWDGSGYPHGWVTDSIPQSARIVSVADVYDALVHDRVYRPALPEAEALAIMNDQKGRYFDPRVFDSFTRKLQELRHIREEVREENEAVPCVVS encoded by the coding sequence ATTGTGGAAGAGCAGCGAGCAGGAATTCTTATAGTTGATGACGAGCCGGGTATAGGTGAACTCCTCTCCCGTTGGCTCACGGCCGAAGGTTACGGTTGCGCAGTGGCCGACAGTGGAGAGATGGCCGTCAAGTTATTGGAAAACGACCACTTTGACCTGGTGGTGAGCGACATCATGATGCCCGGGATGTCCGGAATGGATCTCCTTACATTCATCAAGACCCTTTTCGCCGATGTCGCCGTCGTCATGGTTACCGCGGTCGATGACCGTAAGACGGCCATCATGGCCTTGGATTTGGGGGCCTACGGCTATGTTATCAAGCCTTTCGACCGAAATGAGATCTTGATAAACGTCGCTAATGCCATTGAGCGCCAGCGCCTGACATCGTTGAGCCGGAAATACGAGCAGGAATTGGAGACCAAGGTTAAACAGAGGACAATCGAAGTTCGAGAACGCGAAGAAGAGATTGTGCTTCGGCTCATTTCCGCGGCCGGCTATAGAGACCATGAAACCGGGGCGCATATCAGGCGAATAGGTCTATATGCCGCGGTCATGGCAACGGATCTCGGATGGGAGACCCGAGAGGTGGAGCTTATCCGTCTTGCCGCGCCCATGCACGATGTCGGCAAGATTGGAATAGCGGATAGCATTTTGCTCAAGCCAGGCAAATTGACCTTTGAAGAATTCGATGTCATGAAGACCCACACGGTGATAGGCGCGCAAATTTTGGGCGGATCGGACATTCCCTTGCTGCAGATGGCCAAGGAAATCGCCTTATCACACCATGAGAGGTGGGACGGCTCCGGCTATCCTCATGGGTGGGTAACGGATTCCATACCCCAAAGCGCTCGCATCGTTTCAGTTGCCGACGTATACGATGCTCTCGTGCACGATAGGGTATACAGGCCTGCATTGCCCGAGGCCGAGGCCCTCGCAATTATGAATGATCAGAAGGGGCGGTATTTCGACCCGCGTGTTTTCGATTCCTTTACCCGAAAGCTCCAGGAATTGCGCCATATCAGGGAAGAGGTAAGAGAAGAAAACGAGGCCGTCCCGTGTGTAGTGAGCTAG
- a CDS encoding diguanylate cyclase: MRILLAEDDLITRKLVQANLVRWGHEVVVCSDGAEAWKVLQGDDPPKLVVVDWMMPEMDGISLCREIRKDGKRPYTYIILLTAKNKKEDVVEGLEAGADDYVIKPFDTHELRVRVRAGSRIVRLQEDLMAALAASEFQATHDTLTGLWNRRAILEILQKELDRSRRETAPLGLVMLDLDHFKQVNDSYGHQAGDAVLGDVARMMTSSLRSYDSAGRYGGEEFIMVLPGCNAQDSKVIAERLRLLATATPIETSGGVLSVTISLGVAATDGSGHCEASSLIREADEALYSAKRQGRNRVEVWEGGA; the protein is encoded by the coding sequence TTGAGGATTCTGCTTGCGGAAGATGATCTCATAACCCGAAAGTTGGTCCAGGCAAACCTTGTCAGATGGGGCCATGAGGTAGTGGTCTGTTCTGACGGGGCCGAGGCATGGAAGGTCCTTCAAGGAGATGACCCGCCGAAACTGGTCGTTGTCGATTGGATGATGCCCGAAATGGATGGGATCAGCCTTTGTCGAGAAATCCGGAAGGATGGGAAGAGGCCCTACACCTACATCATCCTGCTGACCGCCAAGAACAAGAAAGAGGATGTTGTCGAAGGGCTGGAGGCGGGGGCCGACGACTATGTGATCAAGCCTTTTGATACCCATGAACTGAGAGTCCGAGTAAGGGCAGGATCGCGAATCGTTCGATTGCAGGAAGATCTCATGGCCGCACTGGCTGCATCGGAGTTTCAGGCTACGCATGATACGCTGACCGGCCTATGGAACAGGCGAGCCATACTGGAGATCCTTCAAAAGGAGTTGGATCGGAGTCGGCGGGAGACGGCTCCTTTGGGTCTAGTCATGCTGGACCTGGATCATTTCAAGCAAGTCAACGACTCATACGGACATCAGGCAGGAGACGCGGTCCTCGGGGACGTCGCGCGAATGATGACGTCCTCGTTGAGGAGCTATGATTCAGCAGGCCGATACGGTGGGGAAGAATTTATCATGGTTCTGCCGGGCTGTAACGCGCAGGACTCCAAGGTCATCGCAGAGAGGCTTCGATTGTTGGCAACCGCCACTCCGATTGAGACATCCGGGGGAGTTTTGTCCGTGACAATAAGCTTGGGCGTGGCAGCCACCGACGGCTCAGGGCATTGTGAGGCGAGTTCTTTGATAAGAGAGGCTGACGAGGCCTTGTATAGCGCGAAGCGCCAAGGACGGAATCGGGTCGAAGTGTGGGAAGGAGGCGCCTGA
- a CDS encoding response regulator produces the protein MKTEYKIVGLSVVLFALVCIGDAVLESAAFGEKPFWDSLIFDVSGHAIYSRSLVTLGFLVFGLVASRAFARQRRAEEETKRTKTLLDSVIHNLPVAVFLKTADRLEYALWNKASEELYGYSSEDLVGKDPYQVFPAKDAEAIAQEDRATLQRGTLLEIPEHSIATRHRGTRIFHTKKLPIFDEDGTPRYLVGISEDITESKEAEKALIEAREAAEQASRAKSEFLANMSHEIRTPINGIMGMTELALNTELTAEQHEYLEVVRISADSLLKVINDILDFSKIEAGKLEFITVDFGLRDVISDAMTILAVQAHRKGLEITYDVPPEIPDAVIGDPGRLRQVLVNLVGNAIKFTEQGEVGLTTRLEAENPDKVDLHFTVTDTGIGIPPDKQEKIFRAFEQADGSTSRKYGGTGLGLAISTQFVNMMEGKIWVESKVGAGTTFHFVIRLGLQHGRVKLEAPQTKANIQGLAVLVVDDNATNRRILEDTLRYWGMNPVVADNGPKAMELLLEASERGHPFPLVLTDCMMPGMDGFELVERCKQDSRLAASTIIMLTSSGERGDASRCVKLGISAYLVKPIKQSELFFTVSKVLEEPTPGETHPSLITRHSIRESKNRLNILLAEDNPVNQTVALRMLERMGHSVSLVENGKEALETIKLAGFDLVLMDVQMPLMDGLEATEALREWEKTTGKHVRVIAMTAYAMKGDEERCLAAGMDGYISKPISAQRLYEAIEDMIDQTKKPGENVAASAVKPEALDKLVILDRVGGDTELLKEIVDLFLEDYPDLLVKIREALQTKDSQLLEKTAHALKGSVGNFGAESAVQAALNLENMGRNQDLAEAPQTLVNLEKELERLREELAGFVKEIGN, from the coding sequence ATGAAAACAGAGTATAAAATCGTAGGACTTTCCGTGGTTCTTTTTGCGCTTGTGTGTATCGGCGACGCGGTTTTGGAGTCCGCAGCGTTTGGCGAGAAGCCCTTCTGGGACTCGCTGATTTTTGACGTGTCCGGTCATGCCATTTACTCACGGTCGCTGGTCACCCTGGGGTTCCTGGTCTTCGGGCTCGTCGCATCCCGAGCTTTTGCCCGGCAAAGGCGCGCGGAAGAAGAAACCAAACGCACCAAAACTCTCCTGGATTCCGTGATTCACAATCTGCCGGTCGCTGTTTTCCTCAAGACAGCTGATCGCCTGGAATATGCTCTGTGGAACAAGGCGAGCGAGGAACTATACGGATATTCCAGTGAGGACCTCGTGGGCAAGGACCCCTACCAGGTGTTTCCGGCCAAAGACGCGGAAGCTATTGCGCAGGAGGATCGAGCGACTCTGCAACGCGGCACCCTCCTGGAAATCCCTGAGCACTCGATAGCCACGAGACATAGGGGAACCAGGATATTTCACACAAAGAAACTCCCCATATTCGACGAAGATGGAACACCCAGGTACCTCGTCGGAATTTCAGAGGATATCACCGAAAGCAAGGAGGCTGAAAAGGCCCTGATCGAGGCCCGTGAAGCCGCGGAGCAAGCCAGCCGGGCCAAAAGTGAATTTCTGGCCAACATGAGCCATGAAATTCGAACCCCTATCAACGGGATCATGGGTATGACGGAACTTGCCCTGAACACGGAACTTACCGCCGAGCAACACGAATATCTGGAAGTAGTTAGAATATCGGCTGATTCTCTACTGAAGGTGATAAATGACATTCTGGATTTCTCGAAAATAGAAGCAGGAAAACTGGAGTTCATAACTGTAGATTTCGGACTGCGCGACGTGATCTCCGACGCAATGACCATCCTTGCCGTTCAGGCCCACAGGAAGGGGCTTGAGATAACATATGACGTCCCGCCTGAGATACCTGATGCGGTGATCGGAGACCCCGGTCGCCTCCGCCAGGTCCTGGTTAATCTGGTGGGCAATGCCATAAAGTTCACCGAACAGGGAGAGGTGGGCCTGACCACTCGATTGGAGGCGGAAAATCCGGACAAGGTTGATTTGCATTTTACGGTGACCGATACCGGCATCGGCATTCCGCCGGATAAACAGGAAAAGATCTTTCGAGCTTTTGAACAGGCCGACGGGTCCACTTCGCGCAAATACGGCGGCACAGGACTCGGGCTGGCCATTTCGACCCAGTTCGTCAACATGATGGAAGGAAAAATCTGGGTGGAAAGCAAAGTCGGAGCAGGCACCACCTTTCATTTTGTCATCAGGCTGGGTCTCCAGCACGGACGCGTGAAGTTGGAGGCCCCGCAGACAAAAGCAAACATCCAGGGACTTGCTGTTCTAGTCGTGGACGACAACGCTACAAACAGGAGAATACTGGAGGACACCCTGCGGTACTGGGGAATGAATCCTGTGGTTGCCGACAACGGGCCGAAAGCGATGGAACTGCTGTTGGAAGCGTCCGAACGCGGACATCCCTTCCCGCTGGTGCTGACGGATTGCATGATGCCGGGGATGGATGGGTTTGAGTTGGTAGAACGTTGCAAACAGGACTCTCGCCTGGCCGCCTCCACGATAATAATGCTCACGTCTTCAGGTGAGCGAGGCGATGCCTCACGTTGCGTGAAGCTGGGGATCTCGGCTTACCTGGTGAAACCGATCAAGCAGTCCGAATTGTTTTTTACCGTTTCCAAGGTGCTCGAGGAACCAACTCCGGGAGAAACCCATCCATCACTAATAACTCGGCATTCCATACGAGAGAGTAAAAATCGTCTCAATATACTGTTGGCCGAAGACAACCCTGTCAATCAGACGGTTGCACTCCGAATGCTTGAAAGGATGGGCCACAGCGTGTCCTTGGTTGAAAACGGCAAGGAAGCATTGGAGACAATAAAGCTAGCCGGTTTCGACCTCGTTTTGATGGATGTACAGATGCCCTTGATGGACGGCCTTGAAGCAACCGAAGCTCTCAGGGAGTGGGAAAAAACCACGGGCAAGCATGTTCGTGTTATCGCCATGACAGCCTACGCCATGAAAGGCGACGAGGAAAGGTGCCTGGCGGCAGGGATGGACGGTTATATTTCCAAACCCATAAGCGCTCAGCGGCTTTATGAAGCGATCGAGGACATGATAGATCAGACGAAGAAGCCAGGAGAAAACGTCGCAGCCTCCGCGGTGAAACCGGAAGCTTTGGACAAACTCGTGATACTTGATCGAGTAGGTGGAGACACTGAATTATTGAAGGAAATCGTGGACCTTTTTCTCGAGGACTATCCGGATCTTTTGGTCAAAATTCGGGAAGCGTTGCAAACAAAAGACTCTCAGCTTCTGGAAAAAACCGCTCATGCTCTCAAGGGGTCGGTCGGGAATTTTGGAGCTGAATCTGCTGTTCAAGCCGCGTTGAACCTCGAAAACATGGGCAGGAACCAAGACTTGGCCGAAGCTCCGCAAACTCTGGTGAACCTGGAAAAAGAACTTGAACGCTTGCGCGAAGAATTGGCCGGTTTTGTGAAGGAGATCGGGAATTGA
- a CDS encoding response regulator, producing MKKQVARILVVDDEPHVCDLLMRWLTADGHSCAPAFNGETALRLLQSHEFHLVISDIMMPGISGMDLLRTIKMRFPKIAVLMVTAVDDRKTGILALELGAYGYIIKPFDRNEILINVASALERRETSLLARQYELNLAEHAHRHDLEMRHREEIILRMISASGRGHGETGGHLRRVGSYASALAKTVASGWTLRALEDIEVAAALHDAGKVGISHRILHKTGKLTPEEFDVMKTHTLIGQRILGDSDAPLLRMARDIAFSHHERWDGSGYPQGLAGKAIPETARIVAVVEVYDALINKRLYRPAFTEDEALSMMIQQSGKQFDPRTLDAFISILPEIRDIRDEIERAELGSQNPPAILNR from the coding sequence ATGAAAAAGCAAGTTGCAAGAATTCTCGTGGTGGATGACGAGCCACATGTATGTGACCTTCTGATGCGTTGGTTGACCGCAGACGGGCACAGTTGCGCCCCTGCCTTCAATGGAGAGACCGCGCTCAGGTTGTTGCAGAGCCACGAGTTCCACCTGGTCATTAGTGACATCATGATGCCCGGCATCTCAGGAATGGATCTGCTGAGAACCATCAAGATGAGGTTCCCCAAGATAGCGGTCTTAATGGTTACAGCAGTTGACGACCGAAAAACCGGTATTCTTGCGTTAGAATTGGGGGCCTACGGTTACATCATCAAGCCTTTTGACCGAAATGAAATCCTGATCAATGTGGCCAGCGCGTTGGAGCGGCGTGAGACCTCTCTACTGGCCCGGCAGTATGAACTAAACCTCGCCGAACACGCCCACCGGCACGATTTGGAGATGCGCCACCGTGAGGAAATCATCCTTCGTATGATTTCAGCTTCTGGCAGGGGCCACGGAGAGACTGGAGGCCACCTCCGAAGGGTGGGCAGCTATGCCTCGGCTTTGGCGAAGACTGTGGCGTCCGGGTGGACGCTTCGAGCCCTCGAAGACATCGAAGTTGCCGCTGCCCTGCATGACGCGGGCAAGGTGGGAATTTCACATCGGATATTGCACAAGACCGGAAAACTGACGCCCGAGGAATTCGATGTAATGAAAACCCACACGCTGATAGGCCAGCGAATTCTCGGGGATTCCGATGCCCCTCTGCTACGCATGGCTAGGGACATAGCGTTCTCGCACCACGAGAGATGGGACGGCTCCGGGTACCCGCAAGGGTTGGCAGGGAAGGCAATTCCGGAGACCGCCAGAATAGTGGCCGTGGTTGAAGTCTATGACGCGCTGATCAACAAGCGATTGTACCGGCCCGCGTTCACGGAAGATGAGGCCCTGTCAATGATGATCCAACAATCAGGCAAACAATTCGACCCCCGGACACTGGATGCCTTTATTAGCATCCTTCCTGAAATAAGGGATATCCGTGACGAGATAGAGAGAGCGGAGTTGGGGTCTCAAAATCCTCCGGCGATTTTGAACCGTTGA